One segment of Coffea arabica cultivar ET-39 chromosome 7c, Coffea Arabica ET-39 HiFi, whole genome shotgun sequence DNA contains the following:
- the LOC140010762 gene encoding protein RTE1-HOMOLOG-like, translating into MEPNTHPQHTLMIEENASHSMEVDPKRARFPCCIVWTPLPLLSWFIPFVGHLGICREDGVILDFAGPNYVCVDNFAFGAPTCYFQIGKDQCGYTQYSAAYSNEDGYQHDEPGRGALTWDETLQKSTQEYQHQSYNILTCNCHSFVANCLNRLKFRAGGWNVVNLAIFMFLNGRWVNKSSILKSYLPFLIVLGLGIIFGGATFLTYLAVFVILLIVWFVVGTYCFKKLIYV; encoded by the exons ATGGAACCAAATACACACCCTCAGCACACACTTATGATTGAAGAAAATGCATCCCACAGCATGGAAGTTGATCCAAAAAGAGCAAGATTTCCATGCTGCATAGTTTGGACACCTCTTCCCTTGCTGTCATGGTTTATTCCCTTCGTTGGCCACCTAGGGATTTGTAGAGAAGATGGAGTTATCTTGGACTTTGCAGGGCCAAACTATGTTTGCGTGGATAACTTTGCATTTGGGGCACCCACATGCTATTTCCAAATAGGCAAAGACCAG TGTGGTTATACCCAGTACTCTGCTGCATATAGCAACGAAGATGGATATCAACATGATGAGCCTGGAAGAGGTGCATTGACATGGGACGAAACCTTGCAGAAGAGTACCCAAGAATATCAGCACCAATCTTACAACATTTTAACTTGCAATTGCCACTCGTTCGTAGCAAATTGTTTAAACAGACTCAAGTTTCGGGCTGGTGGGTGGAATGTGGTAAATCTGGCTATTTTTATGTTCTTAAATGGAAGATGGGTGAATAAATCATCTATTCTGAAGTCCTATCTACCATTTCTCATAGTTTTGGGTCTTGGAATCATCTTTGGAGGAGCAACTTTTCTCACTTATTTGGCAGTCTTTGTTATTCTTCTCATAGTTTGGTTTGTTGTTGGCACTTATTGCTTCAAGAAGCTAATTTACGTGTAg